A genomic window from Astatotilapia calliptera chromosome 12, fAstCal1.2, whole genome shotgun sequence includes:
- the susd2 gene encoding sushi domain-containing protein 2 isoform X1: MRGNFKIFCLSGLLIVFSYNTAGQTCRGRCGDVLEKCSCHDTCMSLMSCCADYNQSCFQVIPYSSSMLGGKALRILGLDLHPHGQLLCRFKGEILRDGFIDAEGRAYCISPLLYETGWIPFDVSTDGIKFDRSAQYFSVHPSKADPAYKVTLGNATQWQYYGTPNVAGRLEFTWNSSLISAEKVNIELWGYREFKAKEETNASALLEAELRYLYSLGRNLTNTGAFSFIPEPKEDYSDWELGNIRITASSNVEGARDVQGLWSGGYVLAWHLEQAFRENSAAWAHNKCLKWDVLEENLPNFLNELIDCPCTLAQARADTGRFHTDYSCDIERGSVCTYHPGCVHCVRAIHASPIHGSGQQCCYDSTGSLVLTGDSVGGSTPDRAHDWGSPPYIKPPRVPGYSHWLYDVMSFYYCCLWSPHCHIYLKRRPSSGCQNYRPPRAGVVLGDPHFITFDGLRYTFNGKGEYYLVSSPAKGLSVQARTEQVKLKNGTLAKATRLSSVAMKQDASDVIEVRVAGAHLQVLRNQNILPFTEQRWMDLHGVYVFSPSPGNVTVIFSSGVGVEVCLYEGTMAVTVLLPGEFYNHTQGLLGSMNSDPSDDLTIQLGEVISSADATLEEIFTFGASWNISKKSSLFTYDSEHLLDMYNIPPSHDPTFVPAFSLPESLDDPLVADMLTMCYGEGSQFCKYDTLTTRDLTVGNATLKAYQKHQALLHALKPVVSCGWLPTPRNGWKNGTDYLEGSTLSFACNKGYIMYGSAERTCLGDGTWTGDQPFCITDDKVGFILGAVGSLLALVTVGIIISLQNRKQKRERKDKPIQMVNQQQPC; encoded by the exons ATGAGGGGAAACTTTAAGATATTTTGTCTCAGTGGGCTTCTTATTGTTTTCTCATATAACACAGCTG GTCAAACGTGCAGGGGACGCTGTGGAGATGTACTGGAGAAGTGCTCCTGCCATGATACCTGTATGTCTTTGATGAGCTGCTGTGCAGACTACAATCAGTCCTGTTTCCAGGTGATCCCTTATTCCAGCTCCATGCTGGGCGGAAAAGCGCTCAGGATCCTCGGATTGGACCTTCATCCCCATGGGCAGCTTCTCTGCAG gtttAAAGGTGAAATTTTACGTGATGGATTTATTGATGCTGAGGGCCGTGCATACTGTATTTCTCCTCTATTGTATGAGACAGGTTGGATACCATTTGATGTCTCAACAGATGGTATTAAGTTTGACAGATCTGCACAGTATTTCTCAG TCCATCCAAGTAAAGCAGATCCTGCTTATAAAGTTACCCTGGGGAATGCAACGCAGTGGCAATACTACGGCACGCCGAATGTGGCAGGACGACTTGAGTTCACTTGGAATAGTTCTTTGATCAGTGCAGAGAAGGTCAACATAGAGCTGTGGGGTTACAGAGAGTTTAAAGCAAAAGAAGAGACAAATGCATCAGCCCTTTTAGAGGCAGAGCTGCGGTATCTGTATTCTCTTGGAAGAAATCTGACCAACACTGGTGCCTTCAGCTTCATCCCTGAGCCCAAAGAGGACTACTCTGACTGGGAGTTGGGCAATATCCGCATTACTGCGAGTTCTAACGTGGAAGGAGCAAG AGATGTACAAGGCCTCTGGAGTGGAGGCTACGTGTTGGCCTGGCACCTGGAGCAGGCTTTCAGAGAAAACTCTGCAGCCTGGGCACACAATAAGTGTCTGAAATGGGATGTGCTGGAGGAAAACCTGCCAAACTTCCTGAATGAACTCATCGACTGTCCTTGCACACTGGCTCAGGCCCGAGCAGATACAGGCAGGTTTCAT ACTGATTATAGTTGTGACATTGAGAGGGGAAGTGTGTGCACTTACCACCCAGGTTGTGTCCACTGTGTCCGAGCAATTCATGCCAG TCCTATCCATGGATCAGGGCAGCAGTGCTGCTATGACAGCACAGGTTCTCTGGTGCTGACTGGAGACTCAGTTGGTGGAAGCACCCCAGACAGGGCTCACGACTGGGGCTCGCCACCCTACATTAAACCCCCACGGGTGCCAGGGTATTCCCACTGGCTTTATGATGTCATGAGCTTCTATTATTGCTGCCTGTGGTCCCCACACTGCCATATATACTTAAAACGTCGACCTTCAAGTGGGTGTCAAAACTACCGACCaccaagagcag GTGTCGTCCTCGGGGATCCACATTTCATAACGTTCGATGGCCTTAGGTACACTTTCAATGGCAAAGGAGAATATTACCTTGTGTCGTCACCAGCAAAAGGCCTGAGTGTTCAGGCCAGAACAGAACAGGTGAAACTTAAGAACG GTACTTTGGCCAAAGCCACACGGCTGTCGTCAGTGGCTATGAAACAGGATGCATCAGATGTCATTGAGGTGCGTGTAGCAGGGGCCCATCTTCAGGTGCTGAGGAACCAAAACATCCTACCATTCACTGAACAGAGATGGATGGACCTACATG GAGTGTATGTGTTCAGCCCCAGTCCTGGGAATGTGACTGTAATCTTTTCCTCCGGTGTTGGCGTGGAGGTTTGTCTGTATGAAGGAACCATGGCAGTGACCGTGCTGCTTCCAGGAGAGTTTTACAACCACACCCAGGGTCTCCTTGGCTCAATGAACTCTGACCCGTCAGATGATCTGACCATCCAACTCGGAGAAGTCATCTCCTCAGCTGATGCCACGTTGGAAGAAATCTTTACCTTTGGAGCCAGCT GGAACATTTCAAAGAAATCCTCCCTTTTCACATATGATTCAGAGCACCTTTTGGATATGTATAATATCCCACCGAGCCATGACCCCACTTTTGTTCCAGCTTTTTCTCTACCCGAGAGCCTTGATGACCCTTTGGTGGCAGACATGTTGACGATGTGTTATGGAGAAGGTTCACAGTTTTGTAAATATGATACCCTGACGACTCGGGACCTCACAGTGGGAAATGCCACACTCAAGGCCTACCAGAAACACCAAGCCCTACTGCACGCCCTGAAACCAG TGGTGTCTTGTGGCTGGCTTCCCACACCAAGGAATGGGTGGAAGAACGGGACTGATTACCTGGAGGGGAGCACTCTAAGCTTCGCCTGCAACAAAGGCTACATAATGTATGGATCTGCAGAGCGCACCTGTCTGGGTGATGGGACCTGGACAGGAGATCAGCCCTTCTGTATTACAG
- the susd2 gene encoding sushi domain-containing protein 2 isoform X2 produces the protein MRGNFKIFCLSGLLIVFSYNTAGQTCRGRCGDVLEKCSCHDTCMSLMSCCADYNQSCFQVIPYSSSMLGGKALRILGLDLHPHGQLLCRFKGEILRDGFIDAEGRAYCISPLLYETGWIPFDVSTDGIKFDRSAQYFSVHPSKADPAYKVTLGNATQWQYYGTPNVAGRLEFTWNSSLISAEKVNIELWGYREFKAKEETNASALLEAELRYLYSLGRNLTNTGAFSFIPEPKEDYSDWELGNIRITASSNVEGARDVQGLWSGGYVLAWHLEQAFRENSAAWAHNKCLKWDVLEENLPNFLNELIDCPCTLAQARADTGRFHTDYSCDIERGSVCTYHPGCVHCVRAIHASPIHGSGQQCCYDSTGSLVLTGDSVGGSTPDRAHDWGSPPYIKPPRVPGYSHWLYDVMSFYYCCLWSPHCHIYLKRRPSSGCQNYRPPRAGVVLGDPHFITFDGLRYTFNGKGEYYLVSSPAKGLSVQARTEQVKLKNGTLAKATRLSSVAMKQDASDVIEVRVAGAHLQVLRNQNILPFTEQRWMDLHGVYVFSPSPGNVTVIFSSGVGVEVCLYEGTMAVTVLLPGEFYNHTQGLLGSMNSDPSDDLTIQLGEVISSADATLEEIFTFGASWNISKKSSLFTYDSEHLLDMYNIPPSHDPTFVPAFSLPESLDDPLVADMLTMCYGEGSQFCKYDTLTTRDLTVGNATLKAYQKHQALLHALKPVVSCGWLPTPRNGWKNGTDYLEGSTLSFACNKGYIMYGSAERTCLGDGTWTGDQPFCITEKGKTNQSRW, from the exons ATGAGGGGAAACTTTAAGATATTTTGTCTCAGTGGGCTTCTTATTGTTTTCTCATATAACACAGCTG GTCAAACGTGCAGGGGACGCTGTGGAGATGTACTGGAGAAGTGCTCCTGCCATGATACCTGTATGTCTTTGATGAGCTGCTGTGCAGACTACAATCAGTCCTGTTTCCAGGTGATCCCTTATTCCAGCTCCATGCTGGGCGGAAAAGCGCTCAGGATCCTCGGATTGGACCTTCATCCCCATGGGCAGCTTCTCTGCAG gtttAAAGGTGAAATTTTACGTGATGGATTTATTGATGCTGAGGGCCGTGCATACTGTATTTCTCCTCTATTGTATGAGACAGGTTGGATACCATTTGATGTCTCAACAGATGGTATTAAGTTTGACAGATCTGCACAGTATTTCTCAG TCCATCCAAGTAAAGCAGATCCTGCTTATAAAGTTACCCTGGGGAATGCAACGCAGTGGCAATACTACGGCACGCCGAATGTGGCAGGACGACTTGAGTTCACTTGGAATAGTTCTTTGATCAGTGCAGAGAAGGTCAACATAGAGCTGTGGGGTTACAGAGAGTTTAAAGCAAAAGAAGAGACAAATGCATCAGCCCTTTTAGAGGCAGAGCTGCGGTATCTGTATTCTCTTGGAAGAAATCTGACCAACACTGGTGCCTTCAGCTTCATCCCTGAGCCCAAAGAGGACTACTCTGACTGGGAGTTGGGCAATATCCGCATTACTGCGAGTTCTAACGTGGAAGGAGCAAG AGATGTACAAGGCCTCTGGAGTGGAGGCTACGTGTTGGCCTGGCACCTGGAGCAGGCTTTCAGAGAAAACTCTGCAGCCTGGGCACACAATAAGTGTCTGAAATGGGATGTGCTGGAGGAAAACCTGCCAAACTTCCTGAATGAACTCATCGACTGTCCTTGCACACTGGCTCAGGCCCGAGCAGATACAGGCAGGTTTCAT ACTGATTATAGTTGTGACATTGAGAGGGGAAGTGTGTGCACTTACCACCCAGGTTGTGTCCACTGTGTCCGAGCAATTCATGCCAG TCCTATCCATGGATCAGGGCAGCAGTGCTGCTATGACAGCACAGGTTCTCTGGTGCTGACTGGAGACTCAGTTGGTGGAAGCACCCCAGACAGGGCTCACGACTGGGGCTCGCCACCCTACATTAAACCCCCACGGGTGCCAGGGTATTCCCACTGGCTTTATGATGTCATGAGCTTCTATTATTGCTGCCTGTGGTCCCCACACTGCCATATATACTTAAAACGTCGACCTTCAAGTGGGTGTCAAAACTACCGACCaccaagagcag GTGTCGTCCTCGGGGATCCACATTTCATAACGTTCGATGGCCTTAGGTACACTTTCAATGGCAAAGGAGAATATTACCTTGTGTCGTCACCAGCAAAAGGCCTGAGTGTTCAGGCCAGAACAGAACAGGTGAAACTTAAGAACG GTACTTTGGCCAAAGCCACACGGCTGTCGTCAGTGGCTATGAAACAGGATGCATCAGATGTCATTGAGGTGCGTGTAGCAGGGGCCCATCTTCAGGTGCTGAGGAACCAAAACATCCTACCATTCACTGAACAGAGATGGATGGACCTACATG GAGTGTATGTGTTCAGCCCCAGTCCTGGGAATGTGACTGTAATCTTTTCCTCCGGTGTTGGCGTGGAGGTTTGTCTGTATGAAGGAACCATGGCAGTGACCGTGCTGCTTCCAGGAGAGTTTTACAACCACACCCAGGGTCTCCTTGGCTCAATGAACTCTGACCCGTCAGATGATCTGACCATCCAACTCGGAGAAGTCATCTCCTCAGCTGATGCCACGTTGGAAGAAATCTTTACCTTTGGAGCCAGCT GGAACATTTCAAAGAAATCCTCCCTTTTCACATATGATTCAGAGCACCTTTTGGATATGTATAATATCCCACCGAGCCATGACCCCACTTTTGTTCCAGCTTTTTCTCTACCCGAGAGCCTTGATGACCCTTTGGTGGCAGACATGTTGACGATGTGTTATGGAGAAGGTTCACAGTTTTGTAAATATGATACCCTGACGACTCGGGACCTCACAGTGGGAAATGCCACACTCAAGGCCTACCAGAAACACCAAGCCCTACTGCACGCCCTGAAACCAG TGGTGTCTTGTGGCTGGCTTCCCACACCAAGGAATGGGTGGAAGAACGGGACTGATTACCTGGAGGGGAGCACTCTAAGCTTCGCCTGCAACAAAGGCTACATAATGTATGGATCTGCAGAGCGCACCTGTCTGGGTGATGGGACCTGGACAGGAGATCAGCCCTTCTGTATTACAG
- the LOC113032962 gene encoding retinol dehydrogenase 14 has product MYVFYTILASLVFFFILKWMKKRRYFTDLKRLDGKTVLITGGNSGIGKETAVALALRGARVVIACRDPDKAETAVREIKLKSHSLNVLHMELDLANLRSVREFCKNFLQKEKRLDILINNAGMPSILDWTDDGFSMCFGVNHLGHFLLANLLLPRLKECAPSRVVTLTCSTYKYQKLDFQDLNYNLLPFFTYCRSKLANIYFSQELARITDGKGVTSYAVHPGFVQSSWTCHYSFLFRMLMQVIMWMFFVPCEIGAQTVIYCAVSDEAAKHSGGYFVDCRPAVLRPFAKDAGVAKKLWEASERLVKLA; this is encoded by the exons ATGTATGTTTTCTACACAATTCTCGcatctttagtttttttcttcattctgaAATGGATGAAAAAGAGGAGATATTTCACCGACCTGAAAAGACTTGATGGTAAAACAGTTCTTATAACAG GTGGTAATTCAGGTATAGGTAAGGAGACCGCTGTTGCCTTGGCACTGAGAGGCGCCCGTGTCGTCATCGCTTGCAGAGACCCGGACAAGGCCGAGACGGCTGTCAGAGAGATCAAGTTAAAGAGTCACAGTCTGAACGTCCTTCACATGGAGCTGGATCTGGCCAACCTGCGCTCAGTGAGGGAATTCTGTAAGAACTTTCTCCAGAAAGAGAAGAGGCTTGATATCCTGATCAATAATGCAG GCATGCCCAGCATCCTTGACTGGACGGATGATGGCTTCAGTATGTGTTTTGGCGTCAACCACTTGGGGCACTTCCTTCTAGCCAACCTGCTTCTTCCTCGCCTGAAGGAGTGTGCCCCCAGCCGGGTGGTGACCCTCACATGCTCCACTTACAAATACCAGAAATTGGACTTCCAGGACCTCAATTACAACTTGCTTCCCTTCTTCACCTACTGCCGCAGCAAGCTGGCTAATATCTACTTCAGTCAGGAACTGGCTCGCATCACTGACGGGAAAGGAGTGACTTCATATGCTGTGCACCCTG GTTTTGTGCAAAGCAGCTGGACATGCCACTACTCTTTCCTGTTCCGGATGCTGATGCAGGTGATCATGTGGATGTTTTTTGTGCCGTGTGAGATTGGAGCTCAGACTGTCATCTACTGTGCCGTGTCAGATGAAGCTGCCAAACACAGCGGGGGGTACTTCGTCGACTGCCGACCTGCAGTGCTCCGTCCTTTTGCAAAAGATGCAGGTGTGGCCAAAAAGCTGTGGGAGGCCAGTGAGAGACTGGTGAAGCTGGCTTAA